From one Nitrospira sp. MA-1 genomic stretch:
- a CDS encoding FliI/YscN family ATPase, protein MNLATIQQRLDDITPVTITGRVVKAVGLTLEGTGLGASVGQRCHIFSTRGKSMMEGEVIGFREQRVVVMPFGAVRGIAAGNLIRYDPTSPRLLVGPQMLGRVLDGLGNPLDEKGPLSRSRRYALYAPAPAPMLRERIRTPMDLGVRAINALLTCGVGQKLGIFAGSGVGKSVLMGTMCRHTSADVNVIALVGERGREVREFLERDLGREGLRRSVVVVATSDQSPLVRVRAAFVATAIAEFFRDQGNQVLLLVDSLTRLAHAQREVGLAAGEPPTTKGYPPSVFTLFPQVLERVGPMGTGSITGLYTVLVDGDDLNDPIADSIRSILDGHIVLSRRLAMQGHFPAIDVLQSVSRVMSDITSTVHQDAARFLVQMMAEYRNAEDLINLGAYQLGSNPRLDAAINMKGPIDSFLRQTREEGVGIPESCQSLEALAQQGRRLLERKGKTP, encoded by the coding sequence ATGAACCTCGCCACCATTCAACAACGTTTGGACGACATTACTCCTGTGACAATTACGGGGCGGGTGGTCAAAGCCGTGGGCTTGACTCTGGAGGGAACAGGCCTGGGAGCTTCGGTTGGTCAGCGATGTCATATCTTCAGCACACGAGGGAAGTCCATGATGGAGGGCGAAGTCATCGGGTTTCGTGAGCAACGTGTGGTGGTCATGCCGTTCGGAGCTGTTCGCGGCATCGCTGCCGGAAATCTCATACGCTACGATCCGACCTCTCCACGATTATTGGTCGGGCCTCAAATGTTGGGACGAGTCCTGGATGGACTCGGGAACCCATTAGATGAAAAGGGTCCGCTCTCCCGTAGCCGTCGCTATGCCCTCTATGCACCTGCGCCTGCTCCCATGCTCCGGGAGCGAATTCGTACGCCAATGGATTTAGGCGTACGAGCCATCAATGCCCTTTTGACCTGCGGGGTCGGGCAAAAACTCGGAATTTTTGCGGGGAGCGGAGTCGGGAAAAGTGTCTTGATGGGAACCATGTGCCGTCACACGTCTGCGGATGTGAATGTGATCGCGCTGGTGGGTGAGCGAGGACGGGAGGTGAGGGAATTTCTGGAACGGGATTTAGGGCGGGAGGGACTCCGGCGTTCTGTGGTCGTGGTCGCCACATCCGATCAATCTCCGTTAGTCCGGGTCCGGGCGGCTTTTGTCGCGACAGCCATAGCTGAATTTTTCCGGGATCAGGGCAATCAGGTCCTCCTCCTGGTCGATTCCTTAACCCGCTTGGCTCATGCGCAACGGGAGGTGGGACTGGCTGCCGGAGAACCACCTACCACCAAAGGGTATCCCCCTTCGGTCTTTACGCTCTTTCCTCAAGTTCTGGAGCGGGTGGGCCCGATGGGCACAGGATCAATTACCGGTCTATATACCGTGCTCGTTGACGGAGACGATTTAAATGATCCCATTGCCGATTCCATCCGGTCCATTTTAGACGGGCATATTGTGTTGTCCCGGCGCTTGGCGATGCAAGGACATTTTCCCGCGATTGATGTCCTGCAAAGTGTGAGTCGGGTAATGTCGGATATTACCTCGACCGTCCATCAGGATGCTGCCAGGTTCCTGGTGCAGATGATGGCGGAATATCGCAATGCCGAAGATCTGATCAATCTAGGAGCCTATCAATTAGGGTCAAATCCTCGGCTTGATGCGGCGATCAACATGAAAGGGCCGATCGATTCCTTTCTCCGGCAAACCAGGGAGGAGGGGGTGGGAATACCAGAAAGTTGCCAAAGTCTAGAAGCCTTGGCACAACAGGGCCGGCGTCTTCTTGAGAGAAAGGGAAAGACCCCATGA
- a CDS encoding flagellar hook capping FlgD N-terminal domain-containing protein translates to MEVTPTQAGTNATATGSANVQAAVSALGSDVFLRLLVTQLQSQDPTNPVQNEEFVAQLAQFTTLEQATSTNKLLEKLIGQDTQRTQLDLVNLIGRTVVAQGDTVSIAEDEQPTLAYALSGEARSVIIKVVDSGKQVVRTIESTDIQKAGANQVQWDGLNDSGDRVPEGVYQFIVKAVDANEQPVPNFTFARERVMTIAFGTESPVVLQSGKTLHTEDILSIL, encoded by the coding sequence ATGGAAGTGACGCCGACACAAGCAGGAACGAATGCCACGGCCACAGGGAGCGCCAATGTGCAGGCGGCGGTTTCGGCACTCGGATCAGATGTGTTTCTTCGCTTGCTCGTCACGCAGTTGCAGAGCCAGGATCCCACCAACCCGGTTCAAAATGAGGAATTTGTGGCGCAGTTAGCGCAGTTCACCACGTTAGAGCAAGCCACGAGTACCAATAAACTCCTGGAAAAATTGATCGGCCAGGATACACAACGGACACAATTGGATCTGGTGAATTTGATTGGACGGACGGTCGTTGCGCAGGGTGATACCGTCAGTATTGCGGAGGATGAACAGCCCACCCTGGCCTATGCCTTAAGTGGAGAGGCCAGGTCAGTCATCATTAAAGTGGTTGACTCGGGCAAGCAAGTGGTTCGGACTATAGAATCGACAGATATTCAAAAAGCCGGGGCCAATCAGGTCCAATGGGATGGGCTGAATGATTCGGGAGACCGGGTGCCGGAAGGAGTCTATCAGTTCATCGTGAAAGCCGTAGACGCTAATGAACAGCCTGTTCCGAATTTCACATTCGCTCGGGAACGGGTCATGACAATTGCATTTGGAACAGAGAGTCCGGTGGTCCTGCAAAGTGGAAAAACCTTACACACCGAGGACATTCTCTCCATACTTTGA
- a CDS encoding flagellar hook protein FlgE produces the protein MGITSAFFAATSGINATSRALSEIGNNIANAQTIGYKSRSVSFGDLFGATIGGGGTSTALVEGRGVRVLGIDPSFTQGSLQTTSNALDLAIDGDGFFRVSDATGNIFYSRAGQFDVDSQGNLVNPAGLRLQGDQADDTGLLSGTVGNISLTTSTQPGRLTSEIAMSGRLAANAPINAYTIAQVLDPQSNKGLFPGNAPVRVFDSQGVGHDLQIYFAKTAANVWEYSVLAQEGEIDLSTLPAANVDTNTHNALVADGTLTYTDEGFLNLESTVNYYNTAGSGLGGGIDFLGKAPNQPIAFDFGTSITEGGAGTNGLLQQGTSLNNNALVLDTLSQDGFGPGSLAGTSIGEDGIITGRFDNGTTRTLGQVRLTRFINPDGLQPIGRNLFIQSGDSGTPLDGVPGTGAFGKVSASTLEASNVDLGEELVNMITMQRGFQANSRIITTTNDLLGELVNLAR, from the coding sequence ATGGGAATTACCTCAGCTTTTTTTGCCGCTACCAGTGGGATAAACGCGACCAGTCGAGCGCTTAGTGAAATCGGTAACAACATCGCCAATGCGCAGACGATCGGCTATAAAAGCCGGTCGGTCTCATTCGGAGATCTCTTCGGAGCCACGATTGGTGGTGGAGGGACCAGCACGGCCTTAGTGGAAGGTCGTGGGGTGCGAGTGCTGGGGATCGACCCGAGCTTTACGCAAGGGTCTCTTCAGACGACGTCCAATGCCCTGGACCTGGCCATTGATGGAGACGGATTTTTTCGGGTGAGTGATGCAACCGGAAATATTTTCTACTCCCGTGCCGGCCAGTTTGATGTTGATTCGCAAGGAAACCTCGTGAACCCCGCGGGGCTGAGATTACAGGGTGACCAAGCAGACGATACAGGGCTTTTAAGCGGGACTGTTGGGAACATCAGTTTGACCACCAGTACTCAACCTGGAAGACTCACATCCGAAATTGCGATGTCAGGCCGTCTGGCCGCAAATGCTCCCATTAATGCCTACACCATCGCACAGGTGCTTGATCCTCAATCAAATAAGGGCCTATTCCCTGGTAATGCCCCAGTCCGGGTATTTGACTCCCAGGGAGTCGGGCATGATTTGCAAATATACTTTGCCAAAACGGCCGCCAATGTTTGGGAGTATAGTGTGTTGGCTCAGGAAGGAGAAATTGACCTCTCAACCCTTCCCGCCGCCAACGTTGATACCAATACGCATAATGCTTTGGTCGCAGACGGGACATTAACTTACACTGACGAAGGATTTTTAAATTTAGAATCCACTGTTAACTATTATAATACCGCGGGATCAGGTTTAGGAGGTGGTATCGATTTTTTAGGAAAAGCACCAAATCAACCTATTGCATTTGATTTTGGGACCAGCATTACAGAAGGTGGAGCCGGCACGAATGGATTGTTACAACAGGGCACCTCTTTGAATAATAATGCGTTAGTGCTTGACACTTTATCTCAAGACGGGTTTGGACCGGGATCACTCGCGGGAACGTCTATTGGTGAAGACGGAATCATCACGGGGCGCTTCGATAATGGGACCACCAGGACGTTGGGACAGGTGCGCTTAACCCGATTTATCAACCCGGATGGACTGCAACCGATTGGACGGAATTTGTTTATTCAATCCGGTGATTCCGGCACTCCCTTGGACGGGGTGCCAGGCACGGGTGCCTTTGGCAAAGTATCGGCCAGCACCCTCGAAGCCTCCAATGTGGATTTGGGTGAAGAGTTAGTCAATATGATTACCATGCAGCGTGGCTTCCAGGCGAATTCACGAATCATCACCACCACCAACGATCTGCTCGGAGAACTGGTAAATCTGGCCCGTTAG
- a CDS encoding flagellar basal body-associated FliL family protein, with translation MAEDDAKEEAAVKAGAGKKMILIIIAGVLLLGGGGGAAWYFMGGTEEKPAEHDEHAKAETGHEEPGPVMELEPFLLNLADREELRFLKVSIKLELDRAEEKTDYQNKIPAIRDALLVLLSSKESQLLRTVNGKRRVREEIMTRVNGVMSKGKVANVYFTDFIIQ, from the coding sequence ATGGCTGAAGACGATGCCAAAGAGGAAGCTGCCGTTAAAGCTGGGGCAGGGAAAAAAATGATCCTAATCATTATCGCAGGCGTTCTTCTTCTGGGCGGAGGAGGAGGTGCAGCCTGGTATTTCATGGGAGGCACAGAGGAAAAACCGGCGGAGCACGATGAGCATGCCAAAGCCGAGACTGGTCATGAAGAGCCCGGGCCGGTGATGGAACTAGAACCTTTTCTTCTGAATTTAGCCGATCGTGAAGAGCTTCGATTTTTAAAAGTGAGTATCAAGCTTGAGTTGGACCGGGCTGAAGAAAAAACGGATTATCAGAATAAAATTCCGGCCATTCGTGATGCGCTGTTGGTGTTGCTGAGTAGTAAAGAATCGCAATTACTTAGAACGGTGAACGGGAAGCGGCGGGTTCGAGAAGAAATTATGACGCGAGTCAACGGCGTCATGAGTAAAGGGAAGGTCGCCAATGTATATTTTACTGATTTTATTATTCAGTAG
- the fliM gene encoding flagellar motor switch protein FliM produces the protein MEKILSQDEVDALLRGVSDGGVETEPEDPVDAGLHDGPVSYDLGNQEWVVRGRMPTLDVIHQQFSRGFRISLSDVLRKTAEVTVTNQTVMKFGEFTKRLPVPAYLQIISMDPLRGLAMIATDAATVYLLVDHFFGGAGQTHVKPEGQDFTIIEQRVMKKVMLMGLGNLQKAWDPVQKLLINAVRVEMNPQLAAIVLPADIVIVVTLGIELGNSVGDLHLCLPYTMLEPIRERLQVSFQGDSFETDYGWVKRFSARLKEAYVTMSVCLGETEISVEELMQFSPGDVIGLNQGTTQLLTARVEGVPKFLGSPGTTKGMQSFQIKDIILARE, from the coding sequence ATGGAAAAAATTCTTAGTCAGGATGAAGTTGATGCCCTTCTTCGGGGGGTTTCCGATGGGGGCGTTGAGACGGAGCCTGAAGATCCGGTAGATGCCGGACTACACGACGGACCGGTTTCGTATGATTTGGGGAATCAGGAATGGGTCGTCCGCGGGCGAATGCCGACCCTGGATGTGATCCACCAACAATTCTCGCGTGGTTTTCGCATCTCTCTGAGCGATGTGCTTCGTAAAACTGCTGAGGTTACGGTCACCAACCAAACGGTGATGAAGTTCGGGGAGTTCACCAAACGTCTTCCCGTCCCGGCCTATCTCCAGATTATTTCCATGGACCCTCTTCGCGGCTTAGCGATGATCGCCACGGATGCGGCGACGGTGTATTTGCTTGTGGATCATTTTTTCGGGGGTGCCGGACAGACTCATGTGAAGCCAGAAGGGCAGGATTTTACCATCATAGAGCAGCGCGTGATGAAAAAGGTCATGCTGATGGGGTTGGGGAATCTCCAAAAAGCCTGGGATCCTGTCCAAAAACTCCTCATCAATGCGGTTCGGGTAGAAATGAATCCTCAGTTGGCTGCCATTGTGTTGCCGGCGGATATCGTGATTGTGGTCACGTTAGGCATCGAATTAGGGAATTCGGTTGGAGATCTCCATCTCTGTCTTCCCTATACGATGTTGGAGCCGATCCGGGAACGTCTACAGGTGAGTTTTCAGGGAGACTCGTTTGAAACGGATTATGGTTGGGTGAAACGATTTTCGGCCAGGCTGAAGGAGGCTTATGTCACGATGTCTGTCTGTTTGGGAGAAACGGAAATCTCGGTGGAGGAATTGATGCAATTTTCACCCGGCGATGTGATCGGGCTGAATCAAGGAACCACGCAACTGTTAACGGCCAGAGTGGAAGGAGTCCCGAAATTTCTTGGTTCTCCGGGAACCACCAAAGGCATGCAATCATTTCAGATTAAGGACATCATCCTGGCGAGAGAGTAA
- the fliN gene encoding flagellar motor switch protein FliN has translation MSEEDNIDMDTFDAEKEMMEALAQEASAKEQSATAKKQEVAASSSSQAPELMTSHDPNLNRILDIPLVLSAQLGNTRILIKDLLQLGPGSIVELDKLAGEPLEVLVNERLVARGEVVMVNEKFGIRLTDVISPSERVNKLR, from the coding sequence ATGAGTGAAGAAGACAACATAGACATGGATACATTTGATGCTGAGAAAGAAATGATGGAGGCGTTAGCCCAGGAAGCGTCGGCGAAGGAACAGAGCGCTACGGCAAAAAAACAGGAGGTGGCGGCGAGTAGCAGTAGCCAGGCGCCAGAATTGATGACGTCCCACGATCCGAATTTAAATCGCATCTTAGATATTCCCTTGGTGCTTTCGGCACAACTGGGCAACACACGCATACTGATTAAGGACCTGTTGCAGTTAGGACCTGGATCCATTGTGGAATTAGATAAACTCGCGGGTGAACCGTTGGAAGTGTTGGTGAATGAACGGTTAGTCGCACGTGGTGAGGTGGTGATGGTGAATGAGAAATTCGGCATCCGTCTCACGGACGTGATTAGCCCTTCTGAGCGGGTGAATAAACTTCGATAG
- the fliO gene encoding flagellar biosynthetic protein FliO produces MDLTHEALKMAGTLALVVLVLLGGLAWVRRTFGELPAKNGEPVMRILGGLRVGTGKHIMLVEVAGEVLVLGTTAREMTLLTTIAEADRIDRLRSITNPLVGPLGAWLSQWTRQAFGKSEMGSVTSKPLIRLAQGLARLRGEGKS; encoded by the coding sequence ATGGATCTCACACATGAAGCGCTCAAAATGGCGGGTACCTTGGCCCTGGTGGTCCTGGTTCTTCTTGGAGGATTAGCCTGGGTTCGGCGTACATTCGGAGAATTGCCCGCGAAGAATGGTGAGCCGGTGATGCGCATTTTGGGCGGACTTCGGGTCGGGACGGGAAAGCACATCATGCTCGTGGAAGTGGCCGGAGAAGTGTTGGTGTTGGGAACGACGGCCAGGGAGATGACGCTGCTGACGACCATAGCGGAGGCCGATCGGATTGATCGGCTCCGCTCCATTACGAATCCGCTTGTCGGACCGTTAGGCGCTTGGTTGAGTCAGTGGACGCGGCAGGCATTTGGGAAATCCGAAATGGGATCGGTGACATCCAAACCGCTCATCCGATTGGCCCAAGGCCTCGCAAGGTTGAGGGGAGAGGGAAAGTCGTGA
- the fliP gene encoding flagellar type III secretion system pore protein FliP (The bacterial flagellar biogenesis protein FliP forms a type III secretion system (T3SS)-type pore required for flagellar assembly.), translating into MINAYCGFRKRRDFRGLLVLSLVMGPSTSALAQVTKDPAISLQVSGLDGTEPWTFGLRILFLLTALTLAPALLMLVTAFTRVVIVLGLLRQALGTMHAPPNQVMIGLAMFLTLFIMMPVWEQIRVEALNPLLEQTVTQEVALERAKIPLRMFMLKQVREKDLTLFVEMAKVPHPQTPDDVPLHVLVPAFVTSELRTAFQIGFLIYVPFLVIDMIVASILMSMGMMMLPPIMISLPFKLVLFVLADGWFLVVGALMNSFQ; encoded by the coding sequence GTGATCAACGCCTATTGCGGGTTTCGTAAACGACGTGATTTTCGGGGACTGCTTGTCCTGAGTCTGGTCATGGGACCATCGACTTCGGCCCTTGCCCAGGTCACGAAGGATCCGGCGATCAGTTTACAGGTGTCCGGATTGGACGGGACCGAACCCTGGACCTTCGGGCTTCGCATTCTCTTTCTTCTGACGGCCTTAACGCTTGCGCCTGCCCTGTTGATGTTGGTGACGGCATTTACACGCGTGGTGATTGTTCTGGGTCTTCTTCGGCAGGCGTTGGGGACCATGCATGCTCCACCGAATCAAGTGATGATTGGATTGGCCATGTTTTTGACCCTGTTTATTATGATGCCGGTCTGGGAACAAATTCGGGTTGAGGCGCTTAATCCCCTATTGGAACAAACGGTGACTCAGGAAGTGGCGCTTGAACGGGCCAAAATTCCACTAAGAATGTTTATGCTGAAACAAGTGCGCGAAAAGGATTTAACCTTGTTTGTGGAGATGGCCAAAGTTCCTCATCCTCAGACGCCCGATGATGTGCCGCTCCATGTCCTGGTGCCGGCGTTTGTCACGAGTGAATTGCGGACCGCATTTCAAATCGGTTTCCTGATCTATGTGCCTTTTCTCGTGATCGATATGATTGTCGCCAGCATATTAATGTCCATGGGTATGATGATGTTGCCACCGATCATGATCTCGTTGCCGTTTAAGTTGGTGCTGTTTGTGTTGGCGGATGGATGGTTTTTGGTCGTGGGAGCATTGATGAATAGTTTTCAATAG
- the fliQ gene encoding flagellar biosynthesis protein FliQ: MTTESVLSIGQEAIQTILLVAGPMLGLSLVVGLCVSAFQAMTQINEMTLTFLPKVATMFVVLLVTFPWMVEILVGFMTGVWARIPEFAQ, encoded by the coding sequence ATGACAACGGAAAGTGTCTTGAGCATCGGTCAGGAGGCGATTCAAACCATACTGCTTGTGGCTGGTCCAATGTTGGGGCTCAGTTTAGTGGTAGGACTCTGCGTGAGTGCGTTCCAAGCCATGACCCAAATCAATGAAATGACCCTCACGTTTTTGCCAAAGGTTGCCACCATGTTTGTGGTGCTCTTGGTCACCTTTCCCTGGATGGTGGAAATTCTTGTGGGATTCATGACAGGGGTATGGGCAAGGATACCCGAGTTTGCCCAATGA
- the fliR gene encoding flagellar biosynthetic protein FliR has product MFQWDFAIQQVWQFVVVLVRTAVILSALPLLGGQSVPNRIKVGMAVIISILLMPVVTFTLPPNWLEPANLVIALGAELLVGLVLGLALRLLMTAVELAGSVMGFQVGFAMAGVLDPVTQVETPVFGQLLTILATLLYFQVDGHHLVLSALGSSFQLIPPFGAHLSAPLLSDVTGVMQRTYDTGLKLAFPVMAATFLVHAIMGILGRLVPQMNVMLTSFPITISVGLLVLGLGLPFIALVFQDWIVGMETVLWDLVQDLGNG; this is encoded by the coding sequence GTGTTTCAATGGGATTTTGCGATTCAGCAAGTGTGGCAATTCGTGGTGGTGCTCGTCCGAACAGCCGTCATTCTGTCGGCCTTACCGTTGCTGGGGGGGCAATCGGTTCCGAACCGCATCAAAGTCGGAATGGCGGTCATTATCTCCATCCTGTTGATGCCCGTCGTGACGTTTACCCTCCCTCCCAATTGGTTGGAACCTGCCAATCTGGTGATCGCGTTGGGTGCCGAATTGCTCGTCGGATTGGTCTTAGGTTTGGCATTGCGTTTACTTATGACCGCGGTGGAACTGGCTGGGAGTGTGATGGGTTTTCAGGTGGGGTTTGCCATGGCCGGAGTTTTGGATCCTGTCACGCAAGTGGAAACACCGGTGTTTGGTCAATTACTGACCATTCTGGCAACCCTTCTGTACTTTCAAGTCGATGGACATCATTTGGTGTTGTCGGCGTTGGGCAGTAGTTTTCAGTTGATTCCCCCCTTCGGCGCTCATTTAAGCGCCCCTCTGTTGAGCGATGTAACCGGAGTCATGCAACGAACCTACGATACGGGATTGAAGCTGGCCTTTCCGGTCATGGCCGCAACATTTCTGGTCCATGCCATCATGGGGATTCTTGGCCGGCTGGTTCCTCAGATGAACGTTATGCTCACCAGTTTTCCCATTACGATTTCTGTTGGATTGTTGGTGTTAGGACTGGGTTTGCCCTTCATCGCCTTAGTCTTTCAAGACTGGATTGTCGGCATGGAGACGGTCTTGTGGGATTTAGTTCAGGACTTAGGAAATGGCTGA
- the flhB gene encoding flagellar biosynthesis protein FlhB produces the protein MAENKDGADKSEQPSPKRLAEARRKGQVPMTRELPSLFVLLGGVGMISLWAPHAFVQFFDHYRQWLAQAGTLQLDAQSTHVLLFNIAYQAFVPLIPFGLLVGVFAFLAIVLQTGPLWIEKALQPKPSKLNPSNGLKRIFSWKGVVDLLKSLLKLAGVSGIAYLILSHNMLAILQLPLLELTEAVGGVWGILQYIVWSVGGALLLLAIIDLIYQRWQHTEDHKMTKQEVKDESKDVEGDPQIRSRRLSLQRERARQRMLQAVPKADVVITNPTHVAVALRYERGKMDAPVVVAKGAGFMADKIKQIARHAGVPIVENRSLARGLYKAVKIGQEVPGALYQAAAEVLAYVYRLKKMHEGP, from the coding sequence ATGGCTGAGAATAAAGACGGGGCGGATAAATCAGAGCAACCGAGCCCGAAACGCTTAGCCGAGGCCCGTCGCAAAGGCCAAGTGCCGATGACCAGGGAATTGCCCTCCTTGTTTGTTTTGTTGGGAGGGGTCGGGATGATTTCTCTCTGGGCTCCTCACGCGTTTGTCCAGTTTTTTGATCACTACCGACAGTGGTTGGCGCAGGCCGGAACCCTCCAATTAGATGCTCAGTCCACACATGTATTGTTGTTTAATATCGCCTATCAAGCCTTTGTTCCTCTCATCCCCTTCGGACTCCTGGTTGGTGTGTTTGCGTTTCTCGCTATTGTGTTGCAAACCGGGCCGCTTTGGATTGAAAAAGCCTTGCAACCCAAACCGTCGAAATTGAATCCCTCTAATGGGTTGAAGCGTATTTTTTCGTGGAAAGGGGTCGTCGACCTTTTGAAATCATTGCTGAAGCTGGCAGGCGTGAGTGGGATTGCCTATCTGATTCTGTCTCATAACATGCTCGCGATTCTTCAACTTCCCCTCCTTGAGCTAACCGAGGCGGTTGGTGGTGTGTGGGGGATCCTGCAATACATTGTGTGGTCGGTCGGAGGGGCCTTGCTCCTGTTGGCTATCATCGATCTGATCTATCAGCGCTGGCAGCATACCGAAGATCACAAAATGACCAAACAGGAAGTGAAAGATGAGTCGAAGGATGTGGAAGGTGATCCGCAGATTCGATCCCGCCGCCTCAGTTTGCAACGGGAACGTGCCAGACAGCGCATGTTACAGGCTGTGCCCAAAGCCGATGTGGTGATTACCAACCCAACCCACGTGGCTGTGGCGCTCAGGTACGAAAGGGGAAAAATGGACGCTCCGGTGGTGGTGGCCAAAGGCGCAGGGTTTATGGCGGACAAGATTAAGCAGATTGCGCGGCATGCGGGGGTTCCCATTGTTGAAAACCGCAGTCTGGCCCGCGGGTTGTATAAAGCCGTGAAAATCGGCCAGGAAGTGCCCGGGGCATTATATCAGGCGGCGGCTGAGGTGCTGGCCTATGTGTATCGCTTGAAGAAAATGCATGAGGGACCGTGA